A segment of the Zingiber officinale cultivar Zhangliang chromosome 8B, Zo_v1.1, whole genome shotgun sequence genome:
ccctaaatatatataaatatgttttgaggggttaggagtggttacTTAGACTAAGGACggtccaaaatgctgaaatcaggctttcccagccaaaatcagcatccccaatcgattggagttgagtcccaatcgattgaaccttgctgaatcgatccactgatcgattcagactgcgtggatcgatcggctgatcgatctagcgagcttcttctcgcgagaaatgccttctcaatcgatcgcccgatcgattgacgcactccaatcgatccactgatcgattgaaattCTGAAAAGgctaaaattcaatttcagtcaatttcagaaactccccaaaaattctacaaaattcgaaaaattatgaaaatttatgtagacattccttagggcatataatatcatggaaaaatagtttttttttaagaaaatacttcatattttccaagattgacacaaactagaaaacttgtaaaaactttagtgttttcttcatgtttgtgctcaactattcaatgatgattactatcaaaagatagccttcaccaaggttttccaaaagcattttaaaatgattttcaaaaccaatatccaactatgttccttgggcttaatgcacatgacttgtacattagctttcccaatgattgaaaaacacataactatgtgtttgatgaacctaaaactcacaaaaatgcactaaatcaacatcttgagttttgttcatcatctaacatctcacttgtatttaatgtgcactaaaacacatacaagtcatcttatagttcttagtgagatgtaaacttttagtttttgccctaatctagggatcatgcatatctatctaggcattttgagttgtgaacatccaccaagaatgttacttgttaataaatgccattagtccttaatttacaaggaaataaaataatgcatgatgatgttatggcatacatcaaaaagaaataattttcaaaagaaaatttctataactacatgatgtatgtatgacatgacatggtatttttgtgtttttcataataaagtatGAATGCAAAaacaaatatgatgtcatggcatatgatgggcaaacaaagcatgacaagttttagcataaataaaatatacctagattacctatctaagtatcttaaaaccttagctcaattaaaaataaacctagattgcccactatttcccaagaaaatgccaaaacccaattttgacatttctattgtttttcctaattttgtgccaattcaaattaagcatattcctcaaattttggcacaattttctTCTTCAAGGAGTAATCATCAAGATCAAGTTCTAAATTTTTTGCCCTTActccttaagaacataccaaactcctaacttggtagttctttataattttttccaattgtgtcaatttaatttaaaattgaactttcaaattgtggcacattttactcttccaaagagtaaacattaatccttatcattttcaaaggttaacaataaccttgaaaatgctcttagagtgccaactttattatgattgggttaactaccctttcaattagagttgacactctctaacccatctaaggggtagagaaaaatgctcctaggaacccaaaacctattggtgctccttggatgctctaggtattcactagggataacctccctagataccttcttagtgactttctttggcttcttagaagcctttgtcgccttttctaggtcaaccctaaggatttctttccttgtgacctttttagtgactttattagacttcttagaagtcttagtcactttagttgtaaaaatactcctagggataacttcaaTTGTactttgacttgacccttagacctagactcagttccatagctatatggaaccctatggtaagaaattacatccttcttagccttaggtttatatcccaaacctttatggccattggatgactttagttgtcctaaacctaggttttgctcattttgtccttttagaatattttcaaTCCTTtgtagggtcttttccattttatcaagtcttgacctcaagacttgattttctttccataagtccttagtttttgatttatcattaagtccatgagcatttatatctctaggcttataactaaaatccttagagttattgcctaaattcttatctaccttcctaaacctaggtgtggtagttttagcatgtagagccacatgtttttctttaaagctctcatgctttctattcttatggtaaataacattaaaatgataaaaattagaactagcatgctttttaccattattcaagggagtagactcaataaatgatatcttcctttttaccttggaggctcccccttgacttgtgcttcctccaagagctttgaccgctttcttccccttgggacattgactcctataatgtcccttttgattgcaagagaagcacacaatgcgctctttgctcttctttgttgtggggacggtctccttgggcttctccttgccatttggtgccacttggctctttttcttggccaatttagggcatttgctcttataatgtccatgttccctacactcaaaacatatgatatgatttttatttttatttgaaacatttataccttcatgtgtagagatgacacttgatcctccatttgattttgcttgacttgtggaggtggaagcttcttcaccctcttcttctcttgacccggatgtggaggcttcttcttgctccggtgtcaatgatctacactccccctcaatcctagaggtgggggcttcttcatcttcatcttgtacatggaacaaggagtatgccctctccttgccctcttcattgcattcctttgaagatgaagcttcttggacttcttcttcggaagatgagcatctctcaccttcggaattctcctcctcttggtcttgctccaatgagtcaccctctttggatttatcttgatttggtacaatggaggggatctcatgaatctttgccaatttgctccatagctctttgacatcttcaaaatctctaatttgctccaagatgttgctcggcaatagattgactaaaagcttggtcactttatcatttgcctcacatctttggatttggtctcgGCTCCACATGCTcctcttgagtactttgcccttggaatttgttggagtttcaaatccttccattagagcaaaccattgctctatctccatcatcaagaaattctcgatccttgatttccaaagatcgaagcttgttgaaataaatgatggaggcacccttgtatcgaatccgagcccatctcagaattccatcttgaagttgagccttttgatgaagtcttcgacttgtagaattactccaacttcttcaccctctagcttgttgacccttctggcgatgattccggtgaagagcggccttgctctgataccacttgttgggaccgattatgtagctagagggggggtgaatagctcggtgcgctcgtcgtgctcttcgttgcttgtttcttcaagatatgcagcggaaaattcaaagaaacaaaatacacaacgctaacaagaggatttacttggtatccaccttacaagaggtgactaatccaaggatccacacactcatgcaccctccactatgaaaacactcctttatggtaactaccaaaggcggagaagccctacaagttcacactacaagaagaaaagggaaagggaacaaaaatacaagcaaaagcttacaagtttgcacaagaaaaccctaaccctagatttcttcttcttgctgtagatccgcctcttgacttggaagaacctccaagaacttcaagaactggcggtgagaactctgtggagaagtcTGTGAAGATCTGTGTTCACTGGAGAAGAAGGCCATTGAAGTTCTACCGAGAGAACAACTCGTCagtagctaaatacgacgccaacgatcggatcccgatcgattggattgctcccaatcgatcggggaggctttggatcgatcggccgatcgatccagagcgcctctgtgctctcggaaaTTTTCTGGAtcaatcggatgatcgatccagcctttatcacgcgaaatcgcacctcccaatcgatccactgatcgattgggggatctggattgatcgaccgatcgatccagcgctattCTGTGCGAACGCGCACTTGTCCCAATCAacccattgatcgattgggaggaggtttgtcgcaaagactcgcccaatcgatcggccgatcgattgggcatgagccaatcgatcggctgatcgatccagctcatgatttctccctaaaatcaagtctaaagcctcctaaaccaacatctggtcaaccatgacctgttggttcatcgtgcctaacatccggtcacccttgacctgctaggacaccctcaccaagtgttcggtcaatccctttgacccacttggacttttctcctcatgccaagtatccggtcaatccctttgacctacttggaatttcctcctcgtgccaagtatccgatcaatccctttaacctacttggtctttccaacaccagatgtccgatcagccttgatccatcaggatttcctcgtgcctggcttcactcaccaggacttccttctgcctagcttcactcactaggtctttcacctggcttcactcaccaggatttccttttgcctagcttcactcactaggtctttcacctgacttcactcaccaggacttccttctgcctagcttcactcactaggtctttcacctggcttaactcaccaggatttccttctgcctaacttcactcactaggtctttcacctgagttcactcaccaagatttccagtcaagtatccagtcaatcttgacctatttgactctccttcacacatgaacaattgcacctgcaatcttcatgtattgactgcatgtattgtcaaacatcgaaaccataacATAAAGACTCGagtttgactcaattcaagctcagtcaacctggtcaaccttgacctggggaatattgcaccaacaaaaatgtTATCTTTTATCCTactcaaagtatatatctgatatGTTTGAGTGTGTTCGTCTTACTGATAATGGAGTCATTGATACTtatattgagactaatgctcgatattctccatctgatggctcacctttgGCAAATCCTAGTTTGTATAGAACAATTGTtagaagcttggtttatctcatcATGACTTGTCCATATATTCCGTATATTGTTTATGTGATTAGTCAATTTGTCActgcaccaactacagttcactaggttgttgttcttcgtattcttagatttcttcggggcactcaatttcaaaagcATTTTATTTCCTTCTATTTCATCTCTGAAGCTGCGTGTATACTCTGATGCTGATTGAGCAAGTTATCCTACGAATCACAAATCTACCATAAACTTctatatttttcttggtgattttCTCATTTTTTAGAAGAGCAAGAAATAAGatattatttctagatcttccataTAAGCTGAGTATCGTGCTATGACCTCAACTACTGAGGCAATTTGATTGCGTTGGTTGTTTGTGGATATAGGTATTTCTTTTCATCAACCTACTCCATTATATTAtgataatcagagtgctattcaaattatgtacaattcattttttttatgagcaaacaaaacatattgaaattgattgtcacattactcgtcatCATCTTCAGATTGACATCATCACAATACCTTTGTTCCTTCAAATCTACAGATTattgatatgtttaccaaggcaCATTCTGTTTCACATTTTTACTTCTTATCCAACAAACTCTCAATAATTCTAACTGTAGTATCATGATTTTGAGGggagatgttagattatatatatatttatttgttcatAACTTTTTGGGCAATttgttctttttttctttttttatttagtgtttaggatttcttaacttaactatataaggaTTTATATTTTGTATTTCTAAGAATATATTTTGGATTTAATAATCTAGCTaactttttttcctttccttaatTTCTACAAGAATAAATTGAGACATGCAAATAGTTTATGATAGAGATTGCCCAGCGTCGTAAATAATTCAAACTCCTTGTGTCATTTACCCTAGGTGAGATTCGAACTTTTATTGCCTAGGGTGTTCATTCCACCGCTTAGGCACTTACCATCGCACCAAACAAATTAAGATTTAATATTATCTTTTTAGTAAGCTAACTAGGTATCTAACTCTTATGATCCAACTAATACTGGAGGTAACCAACACTGTCCCACGGAAGTTTCTCACCAACCATCCTATTGTAGTGGACGATCCAATGTCACAGAATTTTCAAACTCCCTGATTTAATAGTTTTTTTATAAtctaagtatttaattaactcTTCAAACCAACTAATCCAGGAGGTGacctttttttttataatccaagTATCCAACTCTTCAAACCGACAAATTTTAGAAGAGACTAACCCTGCCTTACGAAAGTTTCCCATCGGCATCAGGATAAATCTGAAAAGTACTTGCGGTTGCCCATGTTGAGCAACCAACGCTCTTAGGTTTGTCATCCCATTGGCAGAAAATATCTTGTAATGCGATGTGGATGAAATTCAAATCTTAAATGTTTGGTTAAATGTTCCTAGGTTTGTCATCCTTTTGGAGGAAAATGCCATGTAATGCGTCATTGCTGGGATTCGAACTACTTGGTTAACGACTAGAGTGTTTGATCGTTGCACCATTCCTCGGGAGCAACAttgaatattattattttttgataatcCAAGTTTCTAGCTCTTCCAACAAACTAATTCTAGAGGTGATTGGCCTGGCTCCACAAAAGTTTTCCATCGACCATAAGGATAAATCCAAAAGTATTAATGTCTTATCGCCCAACAGCCAATGTCTCATATTTGTCATTCTATTGGAGAAAAATACCTTACAGTGCGCCGTAGTTGGAAATTGAATAATGGGTGTTTGGGAACCGTTTGAATGATGTTATCTCTATGCCGTAGCTTGAGGGTAGTAGtgaacattttatttttttatatatcggATATCCTAATCTTATAACTTGACTAATCTTGGAGTAGATGACCCAACCTCACATTCTGTTcactaattaaataaattcaaaaagtATAGTAGCTCCTAATGTGACATTGATGTGTCATTAGAATTTTGATCGTCGCAAGTGTACCTTACATGAGAATGGAACCCTTGTCATCGCCCGACAGCCAACGTCTCATATTTGTCATTCTATTGGAGAAAATACCTTATAGTGTGTCGTAGAGGGGAACCGAATAGTGAGTACTTGGGAACCATTGGAACGTCTTTGTCATTACACCGTAGCTCTAGGACAGCAAtgaatgttttattattttataccGGGTATCCATCTCTTACAACTCAACTAATCCTGGAGTAAACGGTCAGACCTTACATtctgcccactaattaagtaaatccAAAAAGCATAGTAACTCCTAATGTGGCACGATGCATCATCATAAATTTGATTGTCGTAAGTGCACCTTACATGGGAATGAAACCCTTGTTGCTTGAGAGAAATGCCAAGCCTCTTGCTACCACATAATGTCCACATGTATCAATGaattttctattattattattttttgataattCAAATATCTGGCTATAAGTATCTAGCTATTCGAATCAATTAATTCTTGAAGTAATTGATCCGATCTCATAAAAATTTATCACTAGTGATTAGGATAAATTGATTAACGTTCAAGGTGACCTATCCAAACTATAGCAATGTTCTCAGACTTATCATCCCatgggaaaaaaaaattctacaatgTATCTTAACTACCAACTATCAAGATAAATCATAAAATGTTCACTGTGATCCAATATTTTTAGGTTAATCACATATTAAGAAAAATTCTATTGATTTTATTGGATCTGGTTATTAATTGATTATATATAGTGACTCCATTGTCAGGTATGAATAACTCTAGaattaaaataatcaaaattCAACTCCAATGGGAGAGCCATCAACTTGGATGATCCGGTTGAGTACCATGCAATTCTGCCAATAACATTTTTTTTCATTACATTAATTAGAGATTTGATTAAACAAACTACACCGCATGCACCAGATGTACGATTTGTTTACGTTAATTCGAATAAATAACTCGGACAACCAATTCCGCATCGTAAGTTGTTAGActcaaatataattaaattataaaaattaaattaacaccgaaaaacatataaaaataattaaaaaggaTGGTGAGTCCGGGTAATCCCGTTCACATTAGCGAAGAAGCCTAGCAAATCCCGCTTGTACGGAAGGAACGATCGCCGGCCGGCACCGCTCGCCGCCGGTACGCCTTTCCCGTAATAAACCCGATGCGCCGTGGTTAGGTCCGTTCCTGCCTTCACGCTCTTCGCCCCCGCATCGGTCCTCTCCTGCTTGCCCACCGCCTCGCGACGCTTGGTTTCGCGGCTAGGActtcctttccccttcttctccTCCGCGGCGAGGAACACAAACTTCTCCTTCCCGTCGCTCTGGCTTCGTCCGACCACCAGATCCCGCAGCCGCCACCGCAGCGACGACCCCGTGGAGCTGCTCTTCTTGCAGCGTGTCGGCGACGGGGACGCCGACGGGCTCGGGGTCCACACGCAGTAGCTCGCCGGCGGGATCCCCTCCAGCTCATCCATCCCCGAAGAAGCGGAATACGAAGACGACGACGAGGCGAGGCCGGGATTCTCCGCCCGGTCCTCCATTAAGAGCTGCAGGAGAGTACCTTGCACCGCTTCGGTCTCCTCATCCACCTGCGACTCGAGACGTTCCCCGTCTTCGAGGGCAGGGGCGGCGCGGCCGAAGACAGGGTAGATGGGGGAGCGGATCTGGCGGCCAGAGTAGATCTCCTCGGCGGTGAGGCCCTGGCGGGCATCGGGGTCCTTGACTACGAACTCAAAGTCGTCGTCAACGGCGACGTCCTTCGATCCGCCATCCCCCGGCAGCGGCCGTGACTCATAGAAGGCGGCGAAGGGCGCCCGGAAGCTGGGGGAAGCCGAGACGACAGGtacgctctcttcttcttcttcttttttcatgGCTGCTGCGgctgctgcttcttcttcttctcgtctcATTGCTTGTCTGGTTGCCGGCTACCTGTTTGCTCAAATGCGGTAGAGAACATAAGGAAAGGTCGAGCAGCCTTCGGCGTCGTTAATAAAGGACAAGCGGAGGCAAAAGGATAAGCAAAGGACATTCTAGAAGGGCAGCCCCATTGGCCCCTCTTGTTGCGTGAATGCGTGTGACTGTGTGAGTGGGTGGGTAAAGTCAGGTAAGTATAGTGCTAATTTGGGACCCTTCGTCTTAGAACAGCGGAGGACGTCGAATGGCTGCTGGCTGGACGCCATTATCTTTATTCTTATCTTCTGGAAGCTTGTTTTTCCTGGGGGAAAATTATTTTCCGTTGTCGTTtgcatatgtattttttttttccaattcttTTGTTCTAGAAATAATtgacttggaaaaataatttagaaactggtGAATTAAttcagaaagaaaatatatataattaagaagTTAATTTGGTGAGAACATGTGAGTTTTGTTTAGTAACCACGAACCATGTTAAATGCGCAACTATGCACCTCAAATGGAAATGGTCGCAGTTACGACACACAATGTGATTTGCTTAaactataaaatatatattatttaaggCGATGAGTCATGTGTCGTATTCCACGACCTTTTCCACTTAAACTGGATTAGCGGATGGAGGCATTTTCATAATACGGGCGGTGTATATATTAAGTAGGGGCAAAATATGAAATTATGGCACAGATGGTGCTAGAAATGAGAATGCTTCCAACCTCGAGAGTGCGACGCGGATGTCCAAATGCAATATCAGTCCAAATTGCGAAATCGTCAATTCGCATCTGCATGAATCGTTACcgtttttaattattttcaagaAGACAATTCGCACGTGTTATTGCTTTTGGTTTTTTTCTCTCTAATACACATGAATTCGCACGGTTGAACTTATATGGGTGTTTATTTTAATATGTATTGAACTTAATTTTTAATGGGGGTAAATTCTTTAGTCGAGTGACTGACCTGCGTCATGTAAATGACGGTAAATGACTCCTATGCTATGCTAGGATAAAATTTATGTTTAGGATTAATGATATTATCTTTGCTCTAAAAGAAGATAATTTGTATTTTCTTCGCCTAAAGGACCGTTGTTGCAGTCGAATAAAATGTTCCCATGATTTATCTATATGTATCTTACTATGAGACCGGCGATACGTTAATCGACGAATAGGTGATCAATGGAAACATCAAAGTAATAAAAGGAATAAAGCTTAGGTAGTGATGTAGCACGTAAGGTAGGCCTCCGAAATAGGATCAAAGTTAAGATGATATGATAGTTAAAGTTAAggttgttgagttttaattcaagttatttcttttggtaatgcatatgtatgcatttagtcccacattgctaagcaaagaagaatggaaggccttatatatggacCCCTTCCAtgcttgcttagcaaagttaaggtgGCCTATACACATGCGCGGGTCGAGTCCAAATCAAGTGGTTTCTGGGGGTTCGAGcaagaaatccataaaccgggcgcgatgCATGCaatcatcgcgcgcagggggtaCAAATTCCCAGTTCGTGGGCCTCGCACAGATACACAATTTCTGAACCTTACTCTTATATTAcccgtttattgcatgcttgctatTTTGGTGCAAATAGATTACTGTGTTAGCATAATCAGATTACAACAAAGGTGAGGTAGTAGTCAAAGGTAAAATGTAAGTATCCAAACGAACCACCTCTTAGAAACAAAGCTTCCAACATAAACCCGGTCAGTCATAAAGTCAGATGGACCTACAGGACTTAGCTCCCCGCTTTTCAAAAGCAAAACTTCCAATATAAACTTAGTCGAACAAAAAGCCGATCGGATCTACAGGGTTCAACTCCTCACTCCTCATGAGAAGAGTAACTAGCATAAATTTGGTCGAACAAAGAGTCGGTTGAACACAGAGCCTGTCGAACCTTGAGGACTCAACTCCCCACTCATGGGCAAAGCCCACAGTATATATATCCGCCTAGCCCTAGAGTCAACCAGACTTCCAGACTCAGTTCCTCACTTCTCAAGAACAAGTCTCTCAGCATACAACCGCCTAGACTCAGAGCTGGTTGATCTAGCACAAGTCCCTTAGTATACAGCTGCTCGGC
Coding sequences within it:
- the LOC122014232 gene encoding uncharacterized protein LOC122014232 — protein: MRREEEEAAAAAAMKKEEEEESVPVVSASPSFRAPFAAFYESRPLPGDGGSKDVAVDDDFEFVVKDPDARQGLTAEEIYSGRQIRSPIYPVFGRAAPALEDGERLESQVDEETEAVQGTLLQLLMEDRAENPGLASSSSSYSASSGMDELEGIPPASYCVWTPSPSASPSPTRCKKSSSTGSSLRWRLRDLVVGRSQSDGKEKFVFLAAEEKKGKGSPSRETKRREAVGKQERTDAGAKSVKAGTDLTTAHRVYYGKGVPAASGAGRRSFLPYKRDLLGFFANVNGITRTHHPF